The sequence below is a genomic window from Chondrinema litorale.
TTCTGATTTCCTTTTGCTGATCTTAACGGCATTGGCCATCATAACTGCGAAAAAAACGTGTATCATTTCTCGTTTTTCTCCTTTAACCTTGATCTTATTGAGGCCATAAGCTGTTTTATGCACGCCAAAACTTCCCTCCATCACCGTGGCTCTTTGGCTAGAGATGAGACTTCTGAGTTGGCTTTCAGCAGGGTTGTTTACTTTAGGACCTTTCTTTGGAAAGCAGGTAAATATCTTCTTTTCTGTTAAATACTTCCTGTTTTTGTTGGTGGCGTAAATGCGATCTGCTCCTAGTTGATGAAGTGAGCCAAATATCGATCTATGTTTTAAACTACTTAATTTCAGTCTGGTACTTTCATTAAAAGCGCGGAACTCCATGGTATCGATAAAGCAGATACCATCCACCTGAAGCAGGTGTGCCTTCATTCCGAACTCAACCCTTTTAGCTTCTTTACCTCGCACTATCGGCCTAACATAAGCCTTGGGAAGTGATACAATCCTGTTTTTCAATTCTTTAGCTGGATGCTGCTGCAAGAATTGCTGTTGCTCGATTATCTTCTTTATAGTTTTTAGATATGTTCTCTCATGTAAGTGAAGCTGTATTTGTGGATTTTCGTTAAGTAGGCATTGCAGTTGCCCCAATCCTTTGGATAGTAGATATATCAATGACTTTTTACGCTTGCGACCAGCTTTATATGTCTTTTTACGACTACGATCATAAGACATCTGCATGCGCTTTTGATCTATATATTTGGAGCCAGGTCGTTTTACTCCTAATATTTTACAGTATCTGTAAAGCTGCTTTTCAAACACCCATTGGCAGCTCTCCCAGAGCAGCTTAACATCGGTAGGAAAACGAATATAACTCTCATAACAAGTAGCATCCATTAAGAGCACATGCGTATTATGCATGTCTGTTTTCCAGTGTTGGAGTAGTACCTCTTGAAGTTGTTGCCAATCAGTATGGTCCGCCATATACGTCCTGATTCGACTTAAAATGGCCTTATCCTTAATCTTTTGATGATCCTGTAGCAATTTATTGCAAAATAGCTGAAGGCTCCAATCGGTATTAAAGCGTGCTATGAGCTTTTCATCACTCAGGTTTAAATAGGCTTTTAGAAACATTAAGCCAAACATGCCCTGAGGCGAAAACCAGCTAGGAGCACCAGGGCCTTTATTTTTCTTAGGCAGACATGCAGAAAGTTGTTCCCAAGGGATGCTATCATAAACATTACCCAATTTACTACTCTTAAATAAATACCATTTTGGAGTTAAGTAATCTTGTGGTTGGAAAAGCTGTTGATCTCTCATATATTGTAGTGTTAATTGTGATTAGACACTACAATTTAACAAATCAAAAACCCCGAAAAAAGCTTTTATTAGCTAATTGCGGGGTTTTATTTTATACATTAATGCATTTAAAACCTTGATTTTCAATCCCTTTTATTTAAAAGGTAAGGCCTAAAGAAAAAGGGAATATAAATTTAGTAAGCTCCTTTTACTTTTCTAATAACCCACTCAACAGTTGCTAAGAGTAGAATTATAGCTAATATCCACTCAATATTTAATATCTCTTGAAATTCTTCTTGACTGTGAATTACATCATGATAATCTTTGGCAACTAGATCATCACCCATCTGATCGATTTCAGAAACATTGTAAAACTGACCACCACTTTGTTTGGCCAGATTTCTTAGTAGGTTAAAGTTGGCAGTAGTGTTCACAGCTTCTATCTCAAGTTTTTTAATGGTAAATTCACCTGAGCTTACCTCTGTCTTTCCTTCAAGTACTGTGCTTGCCTGATATTTATAAATACCATGTTCCAAACCATTTACAGCATAGCGGAAACTGGTATTATTATTTACATAATTATAACTTTTGGTTTCACCATCTTCATTGGTTATCTGTAGATCGATTTTCTGACCAGAAATCTTTTCATAAATATCATTGTAAACTTCAGTTTCAAAGAATACAGTTTCTGAATCAAACAACTCATTAGAAGAAGGGTAAACTCTAAATTTCCTTTTGTCTTCTTTGGTAGATAAATACTGAATAAGCTTACTGATCATATCGTCAAAAGCCTCATTATTTTTGTTAGAAGCAAACTCTTGCAACTTCCACTGCCAAATTCCTTCGCCAAGTAAAACAGCACTTTTTACACCTTCTTGCTCATTTACAACCAGCATAGGCTTATCGGTTACTATACTTCCAACTTTTTGATAAAGAATTACCTCTGAATTACCAGCTAGCTCAAAGTTACCGAAAGGTACAGTAACAGGTGGCGACTTGGCTAAAATGGCTTTTTTCTCATTATCAAAAGTAAATTTAGAAAAGCCTGCATTGTAATCTGGTGTAACACGGTCTGTTTGGCGACCAGTAGTTATAATGCTTAAAGCCTGATTTGCCTGATTAAAATAAGAAACATCGGTCTGGTTGCCTAAAATAAACCATGTAGCAACTCTTCTATCTTGAAACTCTTTTAAGATATTACTACCAATATTTCTGAAATTGGGTACTTGATGAAAAATTACTAAATCGTATTTTTCGTCAGGTTTAAAGTTCTTATCAGCTTCTGGGGAGAGACCAGGTATGTAAATTTCGAACTCATAGTTCTCATTACCCTCAACTATACTGCGTATCGCTTTAATATCTGGATGGGGCGAAGCAGCAACTACTAATATTTTTTCTTTGCTATCTAATACATCAATGTAAATGTTTTTTACATTATTCTGCAATGTAAACTCACCATCTAGTGGTTGTACCTCTATCACATAATGTTGCATACCTTCTTCTTTGCCCTCTGCCAGAAAATCAACATTCTGTATTCCATTATCACTAGAGAAATCAACTTTTTGTCTGTCTAATTCTTTGCCCTGTTGTTTTAAGATAACATTCGCAGATTTGCCAGCAAAACCAGAATTTGCAACTTCTGCTACCAATGGAAATTTATTTCCCAAATAAGCTATTTTGTTAGCAAATACAGTTTTTAGGTTTAAATCTACTTGAGGCATAGTATCACCAATACCCACAGAGAAAACAGGCATGCTATAAGGAGCATATTCAGGAGAAATTCCTTGGTTGTAAATTCCATC
It includes:
- a CDS encoding transposase; translation: MRDQQLFQPQDYLTPKWYLFKSSKLGNVYDSIPWEQLSACLPKKNKGPGAPSWFSPQGMFGLMFLKAYLNLSDEKLIARFNTDWSLQLFCNKLLQDHQKIKDKAILSRIRTYMADHTDWQQLQEVLLQHWKTDMHNTHVLLMDATCYESYIRFPTDVKLLWESCQWVFEKQLYRYCKILGVKRPGSKYIDQKRMQMSYDRSRKKTYKAGRKRKKSLIYLLSKGLGQLQCLLNENPQIQLHLHERTYLKTIKKIIEQQQFLQQHPAKELKNRIVSLPKAYVRPIVRGKEAKRVEFGMKAHLLQVDGICFIDTMEFRAFNESTRLKLSSLKHRSIFGSLHQLGADRIYATNKNRKYLTEKKIFTCFPKKGPKVNNPAESQLRSLISSQRATVMEGSFGVHKTAYGLNKIKVKGEKREMIHVFFAVMMANAVKISKRKSEQAPLLQAA
- a CDS encoding VWA domain-containing protein, whose product is MSQILTEYSPWFIIICALAGLFYSWLLYKKDSPWSTKTNLMLASFRFLLVFIICLILLGPYVKQVKNFYEKPVVVLAVDNSQSIPLVTDSVKLQETVKQLDALSTKLGENEYDVEIHALNDDQQEGSLDALKFDSRNTDLSKLLKDISVSYESKNLAGVILLSDGIYNQGISPEYAPYSMPVFSVGIGDTMPQVDLNLKTVFANKIAYLGNKFPLVAEVANSGFAGKSANVILKQQGKELDRQKVDFSSDNGIQNVDFLAEGKEEGMQHYVIEVQPLDGEFTLQNNVKNIYIDVLDSKEKILVVAASPHPDIKAIRSIVEGNENYEFEIYIPGLSPEADKNFKPDEKYDLVIFHQVPNFRNIGSNILKEFQDRRVATWFILGNQTDVSYFNQANQALSIITTGRQTDRVTPDYNAGFSKFTFDNEKKAILAKSPPVTVPFGNFELAGNSEVILYQKVGSIVTDKPMLVVNEQEGVKSAVLLGEGIWQWKLQEFASNKNNEAFDDMISKLIQYLSTKEDKRKFRVYPSSNELFDSETVFFETEVYNDIYEKISGQKIDLQITNEDGETKSYNYVNNNTSFRYAVNGLEHGIYKYQASTVLEGKTEVSSGEFTIKKLEIEAVNTTANFNLLRNLAKQSGGQFYNVSEIDQMGDDLVAKDYHDVIHSQEEFQEILNIEWILAIILLLATVEWVIRKVKGAY